A portion of the Pseudarthrobacter sp. L1SW genome contains these proteins:
- a CDS encoding serine protease inhibitor produces the protein MIDLTVRLREDPAAVEHVFRLMADDGQAQPGSTLPDPEAALAAVEKYGEDIFFPKPGPPRLCTQQYGGPQVAVVTGVFHGRPVDSVFMRTDGCEIARWNAMAPLLGSAGGAWGST, from the coding sequence ATGATTGACCTCACCGTCAGGCTCCGGGAGGACCCGGCCGCCGTCGAACACGTTTTTCGGCTCATGGCGGACGACGGGCAGGCCCAGCCCGGGAGCACGCTGCCGGACCCCGAAGCCGCCCTCGCGGCTGTGGAGAAGTACGGTGAGGACATCTTCTTTCCCAAGCCCGGACCGCCGCGCCTGTGCACCCAGCAGTATGGCGGGCCGCAGGTGGCCGTGGTCACCGGAGTCTTCCACGGCCGCCCGGTTGATTCCGTTTTCATGCGCACGGACGGCTGCGAAATCGCCCGCTGGAATGCGATGGCACCGCTGCTGGGCAGCGCAGGCGGAGCCTGGGGCAGCACCTAG
- a CDS encoding 3-methyladenine DNA glycosylase: protein MSWVPRVELKLLAADDWQSREEAHHLRVSRYADPYLARRSAGRKHPVEDFLFTYYTQKPGQLRRWHPGAGYVLLGRAAAARTGWKHYRRLDDGELAFLGLPEGSTAVTFDRDAFLADRSEAVAFAGIILRGTAARPAQFGCFGLHEWAMVYHQDRFDLRHEYLRLRLGAAGTDKVVEDNRIRCTHFDAFRFYTPDAVPLNEFSPSRDSQRHQEQPGCLHANMDLYKWAYKLLPALPSELVMDCFELSWRIRAMDMQASPYDLAEWGYPAIPIETPQGKAAYVEYQRSFAAEAAALRERLAAELDAVSTIPGMSA from the coding sequence ATGTCCTGGGTGCCGCGGGTGGAGCTTAAGCTTCTGGCGGCGGATGATTGGCAGTCGCGGGAGGAAGCCCACCACCTGCGCGTCAGCCGCTACGCCGACCCCTACCTTGCCCGCAGGTCCGCAGGCAGGAAGCATCCAGTGGAAGACTTCCTGTTCACCTACTACACCCAGAAACCGGGCCAGCTGCGACGCTGGCACCCGGGTGCAGGGTACGTCCTGCTGGGCAGGGCAGCTGCCGCACGGACGGGCTGGAAGCACTACAGGAGGCTCGACGACGGCGAGCTTGCCTTCCTGGGGCTGCCGGAAGGAAGCACCGCGGTCACCTTTGACCGGGACGCCTTCCTTGCCGACCGCAGCGAGGCCGTCGCCTTTGCCGGCATCATCCTGCGCGGGACCGCCGCGCGCCCGGCGCAGTTCGGCTGCTTTGGCCTGCATGAATGGGCCATGGTGTACCACCAGGACAGGTTCGACCTCCGCCATGAATATCTCCGGCTGCGGCTGGGGGCGGCCGGTACGGACAAGGTGGTGGAGGACAACAGGATCCGCTGCACGCACTTCGACGCATTCCGCTTTTATACGCCGGACGCCGTGCCGCTGAATGAGTTTTCGCCCAGCCGGGACAGCCAGCGCCACCAGGAACAGCCCGGCTGCCTCCATGCCAACATGGACCTGTACAAGTGGGCCTACAAGCTGCTGCCGGCCCTGCCCAGTGAACTGGTGATGGACTGCTTCGAGCTGTCCTGGCGGATCCGTGCCATGGACATGCAGGCTTCTCCGTACGACCTGGCGGAATGGGGCTATCCCGCGATCCCCATCGAGACACCCCAGGGGAAAGCCGCCTATGTGGAGTACCAGCGCTCCTTCGCCGCCGAGGCAGCCGCACTCCGGGAGAGGCTGGCCGCGGAACTGGACGCCGTCTCGACCATTCCCGGCATGAGCGCATGA
- a CDS encoding SSI family serine proteinase inhibitor, producing the protein MLSTRRTQIRAVALLMAAVLLPACSPGQGGGTPSAGTSASPTASATGSPEPAASPSADAETSVPAPAPESPAAPSGPGRGNAELAIIIVPAEGEPEISYTLVCTEGVPAAESVHPAAETACAALKENAGLLSPSAPATDQACTQQYGGPQKATVTGVVDGVPVDAAFSRTNGCEISAWEAAKDVLGAAGGA; encoded by the coding sequence ATGTTGTCCACCCGCAGAACGCAGATCCGGGCGGTTGCCCTGCTCATGGCAGCGGTGCTCCTCCCGGCATGTTCCCCGGGCCAGGGCGGAGGCACCCCGTCCGCCGGAACGTCGGCATCTCCCACGGCCTCCGCCACGGGTTCCCCGGAGCCTGCCGCCAGCCCGTCAGCCGACGCCGAGACCTCCGTCCCCGCCCCGGCTCCTGAATCGCCGGCAGCGCCATCGGGGCCGGGCAGGGGGAACGCCGAACTGGCCATCATCATCGTTCCCGCCGAGGGCGAACCGGAGATCAGCTACACCCTGGTCTGCACCGAAGGTGTCCCTGCTGCCGAAAGCGTGCATCCGGCCGCGGAAACAGCCTGCGCGGCGCTGAAGGAGAACGCCGGGCTGCTCAGCCCGTCCGCCCCGGCAACGGACCAGGCCTGCACCCAGCAGTACGGCGGCCCGCAGAAGGCCACCGTGACAGGTGTTGTGGACGGCGTGCCCGTAGACGCCGCCTTCTCCCGCACCAACGGATGCGAAATCAGCGCCTGGGAGGCTGCGAAGGATGTCCTGGGTGCCGCGGGTGGAGCTTAA
- a CDS encoding MarR family winged helix-turn-helix transcriptional regulator, which produces MTATGSEQGQDEDLLLEHQLCFALTVAARSVVGAYKPVLEKLNLTHPQYLVMLCLWEASPRTVRNISEALAQEPATISPLLRRLEAAGLITRRRADGNERALAVELTPEGAALRQEALNVPGTMMERLGLGRTQVGELHAAMMGLIAATSSTSPLHDRQ; this is translated from the coding sequence ATGACGGCAACCGGCAGTGAGCAGGGGCAGGACGAGGACCTGCTTTTGGAACACCAGCTGTGCTTCGCCCTCACGGTGGCGGCCCGAAGCGTTGTGGGCGCCTACAAGCCCGTGCTGGAGAAGCTGAACCTGACCCACCCGCAGTACCTGGTAATGCTCTGCCTGTGGGAGGCGAGCCCGCGGACTGTCCGGAACATCAGCGAGGCGCTCGCCCAGGAACCGGCAACCATCTCGCCACTCCTCCGCAGGCTGGAGGCCGCCGGCCTGATTACACGACGGCGGGCGGACGGCAATGAGCGGGCCCTCGCCGTCGAACTGACTCCGGAAGGCGCCGCGCTCCGGCAGGAGGCGCTCAACGTTCCAGGAACCATGATGGAGCGGCTGGGGCTGGGCCGGACCCAGGTGGGCGAACTGCACGCGGCCATGATGGGCCTCATTGCGGCCACCTCCAGCACCAGCCCGCTACACGACCGGCAGTAG
- a CDS encoding aspartate kinase: MSTPTTEVHNATQPQELPAGRAVTKQLIVQKFGGSSVADADGIKRVAKRVVDAQAAGNEVVVVVSAMGDTTDELLDLAAQVTDSAPAREMDMLLSAGERISMALLAMAINKLGASAQSFTGSQAGMITDGIHGKARIIDVDPHRIRTALDKGNIAIVAGFQGMSRATNEITTLGRGGSDTTAVALAAALEADVCEIYTDVDGIYTADPRVVPSAQKIERISSEEMLELAASGAKILHLRCVEYARRFGVPLHVRSSFSQHEGTWVIPSAEDKITTQEGVALEQPIISGVAHDRSEAKVTVVGVPDIPGKAAAIFQVIADAHSNIDMIVQNVSTHGTGRTDISFTLPIVEGADALAALHAAQDQIGFETIEYNEQIGKLSLIGAGMRSHPGVSATFFKALSDAGININMISTSEIRISVVTHADLLDEAVRVIHKAFDLDSENEATVYGGTGR, from the coding sequence ATGAGTACGCCCACTACCGAAGTGCACAACGCAACGCAGCCGCAGGAGCTGCCCGCCGGCCGTGCGGTGACAAAGCAGCTCATCGTGCAGAAGTTCGGCGGTTCCTCCGTAGCGGACGCGGACGGCATCAAGCGGGTTGCCAAACGCGTGGTGGACGCACAGGCCGCCGGCAACGAGGTGGTTGTTGTCGTCTCGGCCATGGGTGACACCACGGACGAACTCCTGGACCTTGCCGCCCAGGTGACAGACTCCGCCCCCGCCCGCGAAATGGACATGCTGCTGTCCGCGGGCGAGCGCATCTCCATGGCGCTGCTGGCCATGGCCATCAACAAGCTGGGCGCCTCCGCCCAGTCATTCACCGGTTCCCAGGCCGGCATGATCACTGACGGCATCCACGGCAAAGCCCGGATCATCGACGTCGATCCCCACCGGATCCGCACCGCGCTGGACAAGGGCAATATCGCCATCGTGGCCGGTTTCCAGGGCATGAGCCGGGCCACCAACGAGATCACCACCCTTGGCCGGGGCGGCTCGGACACCACCGCGGTGGCGCTGGCAGCGGCCCTGGAGGCGGACGTCTGCGAGATCTACACAGACGTGGACGGCATCTACACCGCCGATCCCCGCGTAGTTCCTTCCGCCCAGAAGATCGAGCGGATTTCCAGCGAGGAAATGCTGGAGCTCGCGGCGTCCGGCGCCAAGATCCTCCACCTGCGCTGCGTAGAGTATGCCCGCAGGTTCGGCGTGCCCCTGCATGTCCGTTCCTCATTCAGCCAGCACGAAGGCACCTGGGTCATCCCCAGCGCCGAAGACAAGATCACCACACAAGAGGGAGTTGCCTTGGAGCAGCCAATCATCTCCGGCGTTGCGCACGACCGTTCCGAAGCCAAGGTCACCGTTGTTGGCGTTCCGGACATTCCGGGCAAGGCCGCAGCGATCTTCCAGGTCATCGCCGACGCCCACTCGAACATCGACATGATCGTGCAGAACGTTTCCACCCACGGCACTGGCCGGACGGACATCTCGTTCACGCTGCCCATCGTGGAAGGCGCCGACGCACTCGCCGCCCTCCACGCGGCGCAGGACCAGATCGGTTTCGAGACCATCGAGTACAACGAGCAGATCGGCAAGCTGTCGCTGATCGGTGCCGGCATGCGCTCCCATCCCGGCGTTTCTGCAACCTTCTTCAAGGCGCTCTCCGACGCCGGGATCAACATCAACATGATCTCCACCTCCGAGATCCGCATTTCTGTTGTGACGCACGCGGATCTGCTGGACGAGGCTGTCCGCGTCATCCACAAGGCCTTTGACCTGGACAGCGAAAACGAAGCCACGGTGTACGGCGGTACCGGCCGCTAG
- a CDS encoding ABC transporter ATP-binding protein — protein sequence MAMISEVPGDPVGQVSGDGISARGVSRSFGAVRAVEHMDFHAPAGKVTALIGPNGAGKTTLLLMLASLLAPDEGTISVAGLDPLRHRAEVRRRLGWMPDTLGVWESLTAREILTQMARFYRLPAEGLGQRVAAMLERVRLDDLADQPARVLSRGQQQRLSLARALIHDPSVLLLDEPASGLDPGSRVELRTMLRQLAAEGKAVVVSSHVLSELDEIADGAVFVNKGRTVRQQTTAEAAAAGRRYAIFGPDPAALAAKLTGLGMAFRVEDGRRPGVSLVLNSDGDAERLLRDLVLAGVGITSFAPASGALEETYMNLEGERQ from the coding sequence ATGGCAATGATTTCTGAGGTACCGGGGGATCCGGTCGGGCAGGTGTCCGGCGACGGTATATCGGCGCGGGGCGTCAGCCGAAGCTTCGGCGCGGTGCGCGCCGTCGAACACATGGACTTCCATGCTCCGGCAGGGAAGGTGACGGCCCTGATCGGACCCAACGGCGCCGGCAAAACGACGCTCCTGCTGATGCTTGCATCGCTGTTGGCGCCGGACGAGGGCACGATCAGCGTGGCGGGCCTGGATCCGCTCCGCCACCGCGCCGAGGTCAGAAGGCGCCTGGGTTGGATGCCCGATACGTTGGGTGTGTGGGAGTCATTGACTGCCCGGGAGATCCTGACGCAGATGGCCCGCTTCTACCGGCTGCCGGCCGAAGGCCTCGGCCAAAGGGTGGCCGCCATGCTGGAAAGGGTCCGGCTGGACGATCTTGCGGACCAGCCGGCACGGGTGTTGTCCCGCGGGCAGCAGCAGCGGCTGAGCCTCGCCCGGGCACTGATCCACGACCCTTCCGTCCTGCTCCTTGATGAACCCGCCTCGGGCCTGGATCCGGGCTCGCGGGTGGAGCTCCGCACCATGCTGAGGCAGTTGGCGGCGGAGGGCAAGGCCGTGGTGGTCTCATCCCACGTCCTCAGCGAACTTGACGAAATCGCCGACGGCGCTGTGTTCGTCAATAAGGGCCGCACTGTCCGCCAGCAGACTACGGCCGAAGCGGCCGCTGCAGGACGAAGGTACGCGATCTTCGGCCCGGATCCGGCGGCGCTGGCTGCAAAGCTTACCGGGCTGGGGATGGCGTTCCGCGTCGAGGACGGCCGCCGTCCCGGCGTGAGCCTGGTGCTGAACAGCGACGGCGATGCGGAGCGCCTCCTGCGGGACCTGGTGCTGGCCGGCGTCGGAATCACTTCCTTTGCCCCCGCCAGCGGGGCCCTTGAAGAAACCTACATGAACCTTGAGGGGGAGCGGCAGTGA
- a CDS encoding ABC transporter permease, whose translation MSQATDNRQDTPGTGASAAYLAGIRNVVVLELKQRLRSRGWYIMLAIWFVLTGVVTLLTWASWNASQAAQRAYGGYVPPEPAGPGSIIFEVVLAFVLLFALLVAPALSANAITGDRAGGTLAILQVTLLEPGQILWGKFFAAWLAALAFLVASAPFLVIGVALGGMTPGHVLVALLMLAVEVGVVCAVGVGISALAGRPLFSIVVTYLAVAGLVFGTLISFMLGTGLAQGSVMANNPQYRQYAPLESGPFGPEYTCSGPLREQPALRTERVAWLLGMNPFVVVADAIPYRDRTAQTGFASVGAIEGISQGARQAMAGPDGTIPCANGVVQPAYLGQKTPLWPLGLGLQLVLSALLMWLGWRALRTPAHKLARGVRIA comes from the coding sequence GTGAGCCAGGCAACCGACAACAGGCAGGACACGCCCGGAACCGGAGCGTCAGCCGCCTATCTGGCGGGAATCAGGAATGTGGTGGTCCTGGAGCTGAAGCAGCGCCTGCGTTCACGCGGCTGGTACATCATGCTGGCCATCTGGTTCGTCCTGACCGGTGTGGTCACCCTGCTGACGTGGGCCAGCTGGAACGCTTCTCAGGCTGCCCAGCGGGCCTATGGAGGCTATGTTCCACCGGAGCCCGCTGGCCCCGGTTCCATAATTTTTGAAGTGGTGCTGGCGTTCGTCCTGTTGTTTGCCCTCCTGGTGGCGCCCGCCTTGTCCGCCAATGCCATCACCGGGGACCGGGCAGGCGGCACGCTGGCCATCCTGCAGGTCACCCTGCTCGAACCCGGCCAGATCCTCTGGGGGAAGTTCTTTGCGGCCTGGCTCGCCGCCCTCGCGTTCCTGGTGGCCAGCGCGCCATTCCTGGTCATTGGGGTGGCCCTTGGGGGAATGACCCCTGGGCACGTGCTGGTGGCACTGCTGATGCTGGCTGTTGAAGTGGGAGTGGTGTGCGCCGTGGGCGTGGGGATTTCGGCCCTGGCCGGACGGCCCCTGTTCTCCATCGTGGTGACCTACCTTGCCGTGGCCGGGCTCGTCTTCGGGACGCTGATTTCGTTCATGCTTGGCACAGGCCTGGCCCAGGGCAGCGTCATGGCCAACAACCCGCAGTACCGCCAGTACGCGCCGCTGGAGTCCGGCCCCTTTGGGCCGGAATACACCTGCTCCGGTCCGCTCCGGGAACAGCCTGCCCTCCGCACCGAGCGGGTCGCGTGGCTGCTGGGCATGAACCCCTTTGTGGTGGTGGCCGATGCCATCCCTTACCGCGATCGCACGGCGCAGACGGGCTTCGCCTCCGTGGGGGCCATCGAGGGAATCAGCCAGGGCGCCCGCCAGGCCATGGCCGGTCCGGACGGCACCATCCCCTGCGCCAACGGCGTGGTCCAGCCGGCGTACCTGGGGCAGAAAACACCGCTGTGGCCGCTCGGCCTGGGGCTCCAGCTGGTGCTGTCCGCGCTGCTGATGTGGCTGGGCTGGCGGGCGCTCCGGACACCCGCGCACAAGCTGGCCAGGGGTGTGCGCATCGCGTAG
- the recR gene encoding recombination mediator RecR: MYEGAVQELIDELGRLPGVGPKSAQRLAFHILEADPQDMKRLVEAITTVKERVKFCTVCGNVTEQELCNICRDPRRDPAVICVVEESKDVLAVERTRSFRGRYHVLGGAINPIAGIGPEQLRIRELLTRLNDGAIQEVIIATDPNLEGEATATYLARMLKTIGITVTRLASGLPVGGDLEYADEVTLGRAFEGRRNALT; encoded by the coding sequence GTGTACGAAGGTGCTGTCCAGGAGCTGATCGATGAGCTCGGACGCCTTCCCGGAGTGGGCCCCAAGTCGGCCCAGCGGCTGGCATTCCACATCCTCGAAGCTGATCCGCAGGACATGAAGCGCTTGGTTGAGGCGATCACCACCGTCAAGGAACGGGTCAAGTTCTGCACTGTCTGCGGGAACGTCACCGAGCAGGAACTGTGCAACATCTGCCGTGACCCGCGCCGGGATCCAGCGGTCATCTGCGTGGTGGAGGAATCAAAGGATGTCCTGGCCGTGGAACGAACGCGCTCATTCCGGGGCCGTTACCACGTGCTGGGCGGCGCCATCAACCCGATTGCGGGCATCGGACCGGAGCAGCTCCGCATCCGTGAGCTCCTGACCCGGCTCAATGACGGCGCCATCCAGGAAGTCATCATCGCCACGGACCCCAACCTCGAGGGTGAAGCCACCGCCACCTACCTCGCGCGCATGCTCAAGACAATCGGCATCACCGTGACCCGCCTTGCCTCCGGCCTGCCGGTGGGCGGCGACCTGGAATACGCGGATGAGGTCACGCTGGGCCGGGCGTTCGAGGGCCGCCGGAACGCCCTCACCTGA
- a CDS encoding DNA polymerase III subunit gamma and tau, with translation MTVTTALYRRYRPDSFADVIGQEHVTEPLMTALRKNRVNHAYLFSGPRGCGKTTSARILARCLNCAQGPTDTPCGTCSSCVELARGGSGSLDVIEIDAASHGGVDDARDLRERATYAPVRDRYKIFIIDEAHMVTSAGFNALLKIVEEPPEHIKFIFATTEPDKVIGTIRSRTHHYPFRLVPPEPLMAYLELLCNQENVPVAPGVLSLVIRAGGGSVRDSLSVLDQLMAGAGPNGLDYELAVALLGYTHASLLDDVVEAVAASDAATVFRAVDRVIQTGHDPRRFVEDLLERFRDLIIVQAMPESAQTILRGMPADQIARLKNQAHNLGAAELSRAADVTNTALTEMTGATSPRLHLELLCARILLPSSEQNERGMAARIDRVERRLNYAGNDVGAPAGAGADAATLPAPPAPQPAAVKAPAREARPSAPVPSAGAAEAIVPALDTARPAPAAPADAGAAASSPVLPAATKAPGGQAPDGQSADGPAAAAPASAGAGSAGDSVPAVGEPRAPLTAPRVSTSDWPVEERAGNRPSSAPTDRSAPSAGSAPSNGSAPSNGSATSNGSAPSDRSAGRGPGFGSTEAQVGPDAAGAPASARGAMQTPGSGRAEGADQTPGPAAPQRPGPAAAAEPQAAPPAGQAEKSPAPAAPAAAAPAAAPGPMGDVEVLRRAWPDVLQTLSKIKRSTWALVEPNAQVAAFDGHSLTLAFTTSGLAGAFGRADHSENLRQAIHKTVGIDCQITASAGGGTQASSDPNPKVPASRVAPATSADVAWGLAPAPAPAPSPAPSPAPTGSDAAHQAGVASGFLPANQQNPVPDANHQQPARPGLGQDDAGRAHGVAPDGVAQAAATAPQAPLSGSGAGLPASGQPAVQVPAQADSAPVPATYAAPAGDYSYSDDDWGPARDEDAPPLDEEPPLDWAPSNRSQSSATPAGSSPSGTPRRGAATKVSSLAGSAPVNTEGANPPGAQLHGQPGAATKAVAPPHDPWTRAVEQAPGIWVVGEESNVGRAAAAAVPEGAPAGPAAPPRYEPATAQVPPSIPVTKAGTSPEPDWGLDPSASAPGAGRFGAEEAGGGNSVADNAREPEYAMASASSAPAAVPSHVAPAPQSSAAAAAEARQSLYQRLSNSPEAEAGRAKAPARAVAAAATYVQDIPSADDETIEESGVFGRAAVERILGGKLIEERSPDGSPITPRY, from the coding sequence GTGACAGTTACTACCGCCCTCTACCGCAGGTACCGTCCGGATTCGTTTGCTGACGTTATCGGGCAGGAGCATGTCACCGAGCCGTTGATGACCGCTTTACGGAAAAACCGGGTCAACCACGCCTACCTCTTCTCCGGTCCCAGGGGCTGCGGCAAGACCACGTCCGCCCGCATCCTTGCGCGCTGCCTCAACTGCGCACAGGGCCCCACGGATACCCCCTGCGGAACCTGCTCCAGCTGCGTCGAGCTTGCCCGCGGCGGCTCCGGCTCGCTGGACGTCATAGAGATTGACGCCGCCAGCCACGGCGGCGTGGACGATGCGCGGGACCTCCGCGAGCGGGCCACCTACGCACCGGTGCGGGACCGCTACAAGATCTTCATCATTGACGAGGCCCACATGGTCACGTCCGCCGGTTTCAACGCCCTGCTGAAGATCGTGGAAGAACCGCCGGAACACATCAAATTCATCTTCGCCACCACGGAGCCGGACAAGGTCATCGGGACCATCCGTTCCCGCACCCACCACTACCCGTTCCGGCTGGTGCCGCCGGAACCCCTGATGGCCTATCTGGAGCTCCTGTGTAACCAGGAGAACGTCCCGGTTGCCCCCGGCGTACTGTCGCTGGTAATCCGTGCCGGCGGCGGCTCTGTCCGTGATTCCCTCTCCGTCCTGGACCAGCTGATGGCCGGCGCCGGGCCGAACGGCCTGGACTACGAGCTTGCCGTGGCGCTGCTCGGATACACTCACGCTTCGCTGCTGGATGACGTGGTTGAGGCTGTTGCCGCTTCTGACGCCGCTACCGTTTTCCGTGCCGTGGACCGCGTGATCCAAACCGGCCACGATCCCCGCCGCTTCGTTGAGGACCTGCTGGAGCGGTTCCGGGACCTCATCATCGTCCAGGCCATGCCGGAAAGCGCCCAGACCATTCTCCGCGGCATGCCTGCGGACCAGATTGCCCGCCTGAAGAACCAGGCCCATAACCTGGGGGCGGCCGAGCTGTCACGCGCCGCCGACGTCACCAACACGGCCCTGACCGAGATGACCGGCGCCACGTCCCCGCGGCTGCACCTCGAGCTGCTGTGCGCCCGGATCCTTTTGCCCAGCTCGGAGCAGAACGAGCGCGGCATGGCGGCGCGGATAGACCGCGTGGAGCGCAGGCTGAACTACGCCGGCAACGACGTCGGTGCTCCGGCCGGGGCGGGTGCCGACGCCGCCACACTTCCCGCTCCCCCAGCACCCCAACCCGCCGCAGTTAAGGCCCCTGCCCGGGAAGCAAGGCCCTCGGCTCCGGTGCCTTCAGCTGGCGCCGCCGAGGCCATTGTTCCGGCCCTGGATACCGCCAGGCCAGCGCCTGCCGCTCCGGCGGATGCGGGCGCGGCAGCCAGCAGCCCGGTGTTGCCGGCAGCCACCAAAGCGCCCGGGGGCCAGGCACCTGATGGCCAGTCAGCTGATGGCCCGGCAGCTGCCGCCCCGGCCTCCGCCGGTGCGGGCTCCGCCGGGGATTCCGTCCCCGCGGTGGGCGAACCCCGCGCTCCCCTGACCGCTCCGCGCGTCAGCACCAGTGACTGGCCGGTGGAGGAACGGGCTGGAAACCGTCCGTCGTCGGCCCCTACGGATCGTTCGGCCCCGTCCGCCGGTTCAGCCCCTTCGAACGGTTCAGCCCCTTCGAACGGTTCAGCCACTTCGAACGGTTCAGCCCCTTCGGACCGTTCAGCCGGCCGCGGCCCCGGCTTTGGCTCAACGGAGGCCCAGGTGGGGCCGGATGCTGCCGGTGCGCCTGCTTCGGCGCGAGGTGCCATGCAGACGCCGGGTTCCGGCCGGGCCGAGGGCGCCGACCAAACGCCGGGTCCCGCCGCCCCCCAGCGTCCCGGCCCGGCGGCCGCCGCCGAGCCCCAAGCAGCTCCCCCTGCCGGCCAGGCGGAGAAGTCGCCTGCCCCGGCGGCACCCGCCGCGGCGGCGCCTGCCGCTGCTCCGGGACCGATGGGAGACGTGGAGGTCCTGCGCCGCGCCTGGCCCGACGTCCTGCAGACCCTGTCCAAAATCAAACGCAGTACGTGGGCCCTCGTTGAACCCAACGCCCAGGTCGCCGCCTTCGACGGCCACAGCCTCACCCTGGCATTCACCACGTCCGGACTTGCCGGTGCCTTCGGCCGGGCAGACCATTCGGAGAATCTGCGCCAGGCCATCCACAAGACCGTAGGCATCGACTGCCAAATCACTGCGTCAGCCGGTGGCGGCACGCAGGCGAGCTCTGACCCAAACCCAAAAGTGCCAGCCAGCCGGGTGGCCCCGGCAACTTCGGCTGACGTCGCCTGGGGGCTGGCGCCGGCTCCGGCACCCGCTCCTTCTCCTGCTCCTAGTCCTGCTCCGACGGGAAGCGATGCCGCCCACCAGGCGGGCGTGGCAAGCGGGTTCCTCCCCGCGAACCAGCAGAACCCTGTGCCGGACGCAAACCACCAGCAACCCGCACGTCCCGGGCTGGGACAGGATGATGCCGGCCGGGCCCACGGCGTTGCCCCGGACGGGGTGGCCCAGGCAGCAGCCACGGCACCTCAAGCCCCGCTTTCCGGGAGCGGTGCCGGGCTGCCCGCGTCCGGACAGCCTGCGGTGCAGGTTCCTGCCCAGGCGGACTCCGCCCCCGTTCCGGCGACTTACGCCGCCCCGGCGGGAGATTACTCATACTCCGACGACGATTGGGGTCCGGCCAGGGACGAAGACGCTCCCCCTCTGGACGAAGAGCCTCCCCTGGACTGGGCGCCGTCCAACAGGTCCCAGTCCTCAGCAACGCCGGCTGGTTCAAGCCCATCGGGCACCCCCCGCAGGGGTGCCGCGACGAAGGTATCTTCGCTGGCCGGTTCGGCCCCGGTTAACACCGAGGGCGCTAACCCACCGGGCGCTCAACTTCACGGGCAGCCCGGCGCTGCCACCAAAGCTGTTGCACCACCCCATGACCCCTGGACCCGGGCCGTGGAACAGGCGCCTGGAATTTGGGTAGTGGGCGAGGAAAGCAATGTGGGCAGGGCAGCCGCCGCTGCAGTGCCGGAGGGCGCACCTGCCGGGCCCGCTGCTCCCCCGCGCTACGAACCGGCCACAGCCCAGGTCCCGCCTTCAATCCCGGTCACGAAGGCCGGCACCAGCCCGGAGCCGGACTGGGGCCTGGACCCGTCTGCATCAGCTCCGGGTGCGGGACGGTTTGGCGCGGAGGAAGCGGGCGGGGGCAATTCCGTGGCGGATAACGCGCGGGAACCTGAGTACGCCATGGCGTCAGCCTCGTCTGCTCCCGCAGCGGTTCCCTCTCACGTTGCCCCCGCTCCTCAGTCATCCGCCGCTGCCGCAGCCGAGGCCCGGCAAAGCCTTTACCAGCGCCTCTCCAACAGTCCTGAAGCGGAAGCCGGGCGCGCCAAGGCCCCTGCACGCGCGGTGGCGGCTGCTGCCACCTATGTCCAGGACATACCGAGCGCCGATGATGAGACCATCGAGGAGTCCGGCGTGTTCGGCCGTGCCGCGGTAGAGCGTATTCTGGGCGGAAAGCTGATTGAGGAGCGCTCGCCCGACGGAAGCCCCATCACACCGCGGTATTGA